A genomic segment from Nyctibius grandis isolate bNycGra1 chromosome W unlocalized genomic scaffold, bNycGra1.pri SUPER_W_unloc_2, whole genome shotgun sequence encodes:
- the STARD6 gene encoding stAR-related lipid transfer protein 6 → MDYKKIAEEVSEKIFSYSQDTSGWRVIKVSKNVTVSSKPSKEYAGNIYRGEGIIKEVPSKVIPFMYLPEYRNKWDKALQSYKLLERIDQDTGIYHSVTHSYGMGLISSRDFVDLLHVKPYPGGILTTNSVSVEYSSCPPAPSCVRGYNNPCGYVCSPLPENPEHSKLVVFIQPELGGMLPCSVVETALPTTLVNLITETRAGLKSLEDHN, encoded by the exons ATGGACTATAAGAAAATTGCGGAGGAAGTTTCAGAAAAGATTTTCTCATACAGTCAAGATACTTCAGGATGGAGAGTGATAAAAGTTTCA AAAAATGTTACAGTTTCTTCAAAGCCTTCAAAAGAGTATGCAGGAAATAT ATACCGTGGAGAAGGGATAATTAAGGAAGTCCCTAGTAAAGTTATTCCTTTTATGTATCTTCCTGAATATCGAAACAAATGGGACAAAGCATTACAATCCTACAAGCTGTTAGAAAGGATTGACCAG GACACTGGTATATACCACAGTGTAACCCACAGTTATGGTATGGGACTGATTTCATCACGAGATTTTGTTGACCTGCTGCATGTTAAGCCATATCCTGGTGGTATCCTTACAACTAACT CTGTCAGCGTGGAATATTCCAGCTGCCCTCCAGCTCCCTCGTGTGTCCGAGGCTATAACAATCCCTGTGGCTACGTGTGTTCACCTTTGCCTGA GAATCCAGAGCATTCTAAGCTAGTTGTATTTATTCAGCCAGAACTAGGAGGAATGCTTCCCTGTTCTGTAGTAGAGACAGCATTACCTACTACTCTCGTAAACTTAATCACTGAAACAAGAGCTGGACTGAAAAGCTTGGAAGACCATAATTAA
- the CWH18orf54 gene encoding lung adenoma susceptibility protein 2 — MTSSIKESSVCSPGSTVSSLLTSCSTDSNNPYSNSLICYKDKLYSSASEALEAYIEDFDLSLTSSERSTGKISICQSTPKQVKFSKHHAKKKHALDDFNQHIGLGSLASPCRRQVECDPDLMSLATDDLLAFPADGSLPCVQHKSRHQSSEWDRWSLKTSCCPCQTSSLNTQSRFSPQQNGKAVGHQKPHKHFSKKKHNVYPPDRCDSASSKGSPRPLSFEESSNTFAFKNYPRWLTSHKPDLSVSGISSIPNFHYPVWLKSYNLFSDSAKESDGQHFNIQSKASSLQAFDIRKKRHSADQDSSNFLEQKGCLDLRGDNKVEETCSYASPGACFPFDNLFSRHTKKPFREDQFELLTLKADRGLESSAENLSINLENDGSPSTTDILGAERSWEYAPGALKPPVPVCCEDMENALPFPKADIVHKFLEDCLHDKNKENTFYGAHHHRPLEVLKLILFELQAIQGSLSHNGTTQQKEELEKLSEKAEAELKLCDSERILLTNSIQKALNHLSHLKSLFEDKSNQQEQTNDHEEDKKE, encoded by the exons ATGACAAGCTCAATAAAAGAAAGCAGTGTCTGCTCTCCTGGTTCAACAGTATCTTCTCTTTTAACAAGCTGTAGCACTGACAGCAATAATCCCTACTCAAACAGTTTGATTTGCTACAAGGACAAGCTTTACAGCTCTGCATCTGAGGCTTTGGAGGCTTATATTGAAGATTTTGATTTAAGTCTCACATCTTCAGAAAGAAGCACTGGAAAAATCTCCATATGTCAAAGCACTCCCAAACAAGTGAAGTTTTCAAAGCatcatgccaaaaaaaaacacg cactGGATGATTTTAATCAGCACATAGGGCTGGGTTCTCTTGCTTCACCCTGCAGAAGGCAGGTCGAGTGTGACCCAGACTTGATGAGTCTCGCAACGGATGATCTGTTAGCATTTCCAGCAGATGGATCACTGCCCTGTGTCCAGCATAAATCGAGGCATCAAAGTAGTGAGTGGGACAGATGGTCACTTAAAACATCTTGCTGCCCTTGCCAAACCTCCTCACTCAATACTCAAAGCCGTTTCAGTCCCCAGCAGAATGGGAAAGCTGTTGGTCACCAGAAGCCCCACAAACacttcagcaaaaagaaacacaatgtGTATCCACCTGATAGGTGTGATTCTGCCTCCTCTAAAGGAAGCCCAAGACCCTTGTCTTTTGAAGAGAGCTCTAAcacttttgcttttaagaatTATCCAAGGTGGCTCACCAGTCACAAGCCTGACTTAAGTGTGTCAGGGATAAGTAGTATTCCCAATTTTCACTATCCAGTCTGGCTTAAGAGTTACAACCTTTTTTCTGATTCAGCTAAAGAAAGTGATGGTCAACATTTTAATATACAAAGCAAAGCTTCCTCTCTGCAAGCTTTTGATATCCGCAAAAAAAGACACTCTGCAGATCAAGACAGTTCTAATTTTTTGGAACAAAAGGGTTGCCTGGATCTGAGAGGTGATAACAAAGTAGAAGAAACTTGCAGCTATGCCAGTCCAGGTGCATGCTTCCCATTTGataatttgttttcaagacACACCAAAAAGCCATTCAGAG AAGACCAGTTTGAGCTCCTTACCTTGAAGGCTGACAGAGGGCTGGAGAGTTCAGCTGAAAATTTGTCAATTAATCTGGAAAATGATGGCAGTCCCTCTACAACAGATATCCTAGGAGCAGAAAGATCCTGGGAATATGCTCCAGGTGCTCT CAAACCACCAGTGCCTGTGTGCTGTGAGGACATGGAGAATGCTCTACCATTCCCCAAGGCAGATATCGTACATAAATTCTTGGAAGACTGTTTACATGACAAAAATAAG gaaaatactttttatggAGCTCATCACCACAGACCCCTGGAAGTTCTGAAGTTGATTTTGTTTGAACTTCAAGCAATTCAGGGAAGTTTAAGCCACAATGGAACTACgcagcaaaaggaagagttGGAAAAA ctttctgaaaaagcagaggCTGAATTAAAACTGTGTGACAGTGAGAGAATCCTGCTTACTAATTCTATTCAGAA GGCTTTAAACCATTTGTCACATCTTAAAAGTCTCTTTGAAGATAAAAGTAACCAACAAGAGCAGACCAATGATCatgaagaagataaaaaagaataa